One Mycolicibacterium sp. ND9-15 genomic window, CAGAGCTTTGGCAGCTCGGGCCGCCACCGCCTCGAGACGCTTCACCGCCGAGCCGTCGGCAGGCAGTTGCCATGCCGTCAACCACGTGCCGAAGCTGCGTTCGATGACCGCGGCGAGCAGGTCGTCTTTGTCTTTGAAGTGCCAGTAGATCGAGCTGGCCGGCAAGCCGCACTTCGCGCTGACAGCGCCGATGCTGGTGCCTTCGTAGCCGCGCTCCGAGGCGATTTCGGTTGCGGCGTCCAGGATTCGGGCGCGCGAGATTTCTCCGTCGGCGCGTCGCCGCCTCTTGCCGGGGGGTTCGTTGTCGGCCACCGCCTGACCCTTTCCCATGCTTGACTCTGTAGCGTTCACTACGCTACCGTAGTGATCACTACAGAACAAGTGGACCGACCGGAGCCGGCAGTGAGCGATCTGACATGCGACGTGGCGGTGGTCGGCTACGGCCCCACCGGTGCCACTGCCGCGAACCTGCTCGGCCGGCTCGGCCTCAAAGTGGTTGTCGTCGAACGTGATCCCGACGTGTACTCCCGCGCACGCGCCATCTCCACCGATGAAGAGGTACTACGGGTGTGGCAGTCGATCGGTCTGGCCGACCGGCTCCAGCGCGACATGCTGCCCGATCGGCCGGTGGCCTTCGTCGACGCCGAGGGCGTGCCGTTCATCGAGACCGCCATCACCGGCCGCGGCTGCGGGCATCCGCCGCAGCAATTCATCTACCAGCCCGCCATCGACCAGGTGCTGCGCGAAGGCGTCACCCGATTCCCGAATGTCGAGGTGCTCCTCGAAGCCGAATGCCTCCGCGCCCTGAACAAGAGCGACCACGTCGAATTGTTGATCGGCGACCTGCGCGCCGACACCCTGCGCCGGGTCCGCGCTTCGTACGTTATCGCCGCCGATGGTGGCTCCTCACCGACGCGCGGCCTGCTCGGCATCGGCTATACCGGACGCACCTACGGGGAGCGCTGGGTGGTCATCGACACCAAGGTGCTCAAGCGGTGGGATGCCCACGACCGGTTGCGCTTTCATTGCAACCCCGAGCGCCCGACGGTCGACTGTCCCACCCCACTCGGACACCACCGCTGGGAGTATCCCGCCAGCGCGGGCGAGGACGAGAAAGCGCTCGTGAGGGACGACTACGTGTGGAGGGTTCTCAACGATCAGGGCATCACCGACGAACACGTCGAGATCCTGCGCGCGGTGGTCTACAGCCATCATGTCCGCGTCGCCGACCGTTGGCGCGTGGGCCGGGTCTTCCTCGCCGGTGATGCGGCCCACGCCATGCCGCCGTGGATCGGGCAGGGTATGTCGGCCGGCGTACGCGATGCGGCCAACCTGTGCTGGAAGATCGCGGCCGTCGTGCGCGGGCAGGCCCCCGAAGCCCTGCTCAACTCGTACGAGACCGAACGCAAACCCCATGTCACCGAGGTCACCAGGCGTGCCGTCGTCGTCGGCAGGGTCATCACCGAGCGGCGTAGAAGCGTGTGCGCATTGCGCAACCACGTTCTTCGCGTGCTCACCAAGCTTCCCGGCGTACTCAGCGGCGGACAAAAGCTCTACTGGATTCCTGACGCCCGTTACGACGACGGGTTCTTCGCCACGGACCAGCATTCGGCCTCCGGGTGGCAGATCCCGCAGCCCTTGGTGACCGACGACAGCGGCACCACTGTGCGACTCGACGACCTCCTCGGCGGGCAGTGGGCCGTCCTGCACACCGGCCCCGCCCCAGCCGGCAACTCCGCCTGGAAAGCGATCGGCGCCCCGGTGATCTGCTTGGCCGGCCCGCGGGCGACACCATCGCCGGGAATCGTCACCGACTGCAACAACGAACTTCGTACCTGGCTCGTCGCCAAGAACGCAGACGCCGTCGTTGTCCGGCCCGACGGGTTCATCTATGCCGCAGCACGATCCGGGCAGCCGCTGGCACCGCCACCGGTCGGCCTGACCACGTCCTGCCCTTCAGCCACCGTCACCACAACCCGAGAGGGAGTCACCGCATGATCACCGCCGACCTGACCGAACACACCGTCACCGTGAGCGAGAAGCCGATCTTCTACGCCGAAACCGGCTCCGGACCGGCGGTGGTCATGCTGCACGGCGGCGGACCCGGCGCCTCCGGCGTCTCGAACTACTCCCGCAACATCGACGCCCTCGCGGCGCGCTACCGCGTCATCGTCCCCGATATGCCCGGCTACGGCCGCTCGGTCAAGGGTGTCGACCAGTCCGACCCCTTCGGCTATCTCGCCGACATGATCCGCGGCCTCCTCGATCACCTCGACATCGACACTGCGCATCTCATCGGCAACTCCTACGGCGGTGCGGCCGCCCTGCGTCTGGCCCTGGACACCCCGCAGCGGGTGAACAAGTTGGTGTTGATGGGTCCCGGCGGTATAGGCACCACGAGAGGTCTGCCCACCGCGGGGCTGAACAGTCTGCTTGGCTACTACGGCGGCGACGGCCCCAGCCGCGACAAACTTGAGATGTTCATCCGCACTTACCTCGTCTACGACGGCGCATCGGTACCCGACGAACTGATCGACCTGCGCTACGAGGCCTCCATCGACCCCGAGGTGGTGGCCGACCCGCCGCTGCGCCGCCCGTCCGGGCCATTCGCGCTCCGCACGCTGTGGCGCATGGACTTGACCCGCGACCCCCGACTCAAGACGCTGCAAACCCCGACACTGGTGCTGTGGGGTCGCGACGACAAGGTCAACAAACCAGCCGGCGGACCCGCGCTGCTCAACGCCATGCCCCACGCCGAACTGATCATGACCTCGCGGACCGGCCACTGGATGCAGTGGGAACGCGCCGGACTGTTCAACCGGCTTGCCATCGAATTCCTCTCCGCGGGAGGGCTTTTCGTGTCATGACCGACCGCTGCGTGTTCGGGAACGTGCACCTGGGTTACCTCGTCGTGGAGACCGACCGCTTCGCCGACTGGCGCCGCTTCGGCCGCGACGCCATCGGCATGCACCTCGACGACACCCTGCGCGACGTCGTGCGATTCCGGCTCGACGACCACCAGTGCCGGTTTCTGCTGCAACGCGGACCCGCCGAAGATGTCACCGCCGTGGGCTGGCAACTCGACGACCACGCCACCTTCGACGAGATCCTGCGCCGCGTCACCCGCCACGGCGTCCCGGTCACCGACGGCACCGCCGAAGAAGCCGCGCTGCGCGGCGTGGAACGCCTCGTGCGCATCCCGGGACCCAACGGCCTGGCCCAGGAACTGTTCACCCGCGCCCACACCACCCCCGACCCGCTGACCGTGCTCAGCCGCGGCTTCGTCACCGGTAACTCCGGCATGGGCCACGTCGCGATCACCTCGAAGAAGCCGCATCAGATGCGCGGCTATTACGACACCCTGTTGGACGCACGGCTCACCGACTACATCGACGAGACCATCAGTGGCGTCAAGCTCAAGATCCGGTTCCTACGGGTGAACGAGCGACACCACTCCATCGCGATCGCCGCAGTGAACCGGTTGCCGCTCAACCCGATCCGCACCCGTATCCAGCACCTCAACATCCAAGCCGCCGACCTCGACGACGTGACCGCCGCCTACCAGCGGGTCAAGGAGCTCGGCTTCGCCATGGCGCTGTCGATGGGCCAGCACACCAACGACAGGGAACTGTCCTTCTACGCGATGACCCCGTCCGAATTCGAATGGGAAGTCGGGTGGAATCCCGTGGTCATCGACGAACAAACCTTCGAACCCGCTACCTATCGGGGCATCAGCATCTGGGGCCACACCCCCGAGGGACAGACCATCATCGACAAGCTGCACCAGTTCAAGACCGGCGCCCAGTCGCTGCTGCGCCGCGAAGACGCCGTGCCCGCCCTCGCCGGCGCCGGCATCCCCGACAACTGACACCGCGAAAGAAGACGTTCCAGCGTGACTCGCATCGACACCCACCACCACGCCATACCGCCCTTCTACCGAGACGCGCTGCGCAAGGCCCGCATCGACGACGCCGGCGGCCGCGCCCTGCCCGACTGGAGCCCCGAGGCGTCCCTGCAGGCAATGGACGAGCTCAACGTATCGACCGCGATCCTGTCGGTGTCCACACCAGGCACCACCTTCCTGTCCGCGGGAGGCGACGCCGCAGCGTTGGCTCGCGATCTCAACGACTACGGCGCCCAACTCGTCGCCGACAACCCCGCACGATTCGGCTTCTTCGCCACCATCCCCATGCCTCACATCGGCGAATCCGCCGCTGAGGCCGCCCGCGCTCTGGACACGCTGCACGCCGACGGCGTGGTGCTGCTGGCCAACAACGCCGGCACCTACCTGGGCCAAGACGGCCAAGACGACCTGTGGGCGGCCCTCGACGAGCGCTCAGCCGTCGTGTTCGTCCACCCGGCCGACCTACCGGGCCCGACCGTCCCCGGCGTGCAGCCGTTCGCCGCGGACTTCCTCCTGGACACCACCCGCGCGGCGTATCTCCTGGTGCGCAACGGAATACGCCGCAAGTATCCGAACATCAGATTCATCCTCAGCCACGCCGGTGGGTTCGTGCCCTATGCCAGCCACCGCATGGCCGTCGCCATCGCAGGTGACACCGGCGCCAGCCCCGCCGACAGCCTCGACGACTTCGCGAGCTTCTACTTCGACACCGCGCTGTCCTCCAGCGCCGCAGCACTACCCACGCTGCTCGCCTTCACCAAACCCGGCCGCATCACCTTCGGCTCCGACTGGCCCTTCGCACCGCTGCCCGCGGGCAAGCTCTTCGCCGCCGGCCTGGAGGTTTACCCAGCCATCGATACGCAGACCCGTTCTGCCATCGAACACGACAACGCACTCGCCCTATTCCCGCGGCTCGGAACCTTTCCAGCACACACGCCGCCGGCACCACGCGCGCGGATCCGGTATGCGGTCAGTCGGACGGTGATGCGCGGAGTTGCCAGACTCATCGACACCCGGTAGCTCACGCCTTGACGGCGCTCACCAGGCTTATCGTGCTGATCATCGTCGCCGCTTCGGAGTCCTCCGCCGGTACCGGACGACCGTGCGCACGCAGATAGTCCGGCAGTGGTGTGGCCTCGGTATGCCAGCCGCGGGCGCCGAACCACTGCGCGGCGGGCTCGTGCTGTTCGTTGTAGACCAGGTTGAAGAACGTGTTCTCGTCGCCGGCGGCGCGCTCCTCTTCCTGCTTGGCTTGAAACGCTGCGGCGTCCATCGGCGTCGCTTCCTCCACGGCGGCGTGGCTGCCGCGTGCGGCCAGGGAGTCGATGCCGGTGAACAGCTGGAGTTGGGCCTCGGCGGGCAGATAGATCAGGAGCCCCTCGGCAATCCAGGCCGATGGCTTCCCCGCGTCGAAGCCGTTGTCGCGCAGGGCTTGTGGCCAGTCGTCGCGGAGGTCGACCGGAATCTCGCGGCGTTCCGCGCGCGGGGTGTGTCCGGCGAGCGTCTGGCGTTTGAACTCGAGCACCTGCGGTTGGTCCAACTCGAACACCACGGTGCCGTCGGGCCACTCGAGGCGATACGCGCGCGAGTCCAGACCCGCGGCCAGCAGCACGACCTGGGGAATACCCGCGGCGCCGGCCCGGCGGAAGTAGTCGTCGAAGTAGCGGGTGCGAACGCCCTGGAAGTTGACGAAGTCCACACCGAACTCCGACCTGAGCGCATGCTCGGGGGCTCCCCCGTCGAGCAGTGCGGCCCACTCCCCACCCGCCGACCGGCAGAACACCGCTGCGAACGGGTCGACCGCGACCGGATCGGCCTTCTGCGCCTCCAGTGCGCGGGCGGCCGCGACGAACAACGCCGTCGAGCCCACGCTGGTGGTGATGTCCCAGCTGTCGTCATCGGTACGCATGTACTTGTTTGTACGCCACCAACCTGGCAGCCACCGCGTCTAGTGGGCATCGAGATCGCAAAACCGCCATTTGCGAGGCTATTTCGCGATCCGGGTGCACACAGGCGGGCCGCGCCCGGCGCGCGACCTAGACCAATGGGCGGCCCATGCGAACGCGCCAGTCCAGATCCTTGAGCAGCACGTTGAACGGGAACTGCCGGACGAAGCGCGGCATCACGTTGTTGACGCGGCCCAGCGCGGCCATCATGCGGTTGAACCGGCGCTGTTTGGCCGCGTCCCACGGTAGCCCCATCTCGTCGCGGAACCGCTGGGGAAGAAAGCCTGTCGTGATGAAGAGGTTGACGGCATCCGTGCGCTTCTGCAGCCACGCCGGAACCTTGACGTTGCCGATCCGGCCCGCGGCGATCGGCCACAGGTACTCGCGCACCGCTTCGTCGATGTGCACCTTGTCGAGCGACTCCTGCCAGTACTCGTCGAAGGCCTTGCGGTCGGCCGGCCACATCTCCGCGGGCACCTGCAGCGTGGTCCCCAGCGCAGCGCCGTCACGATAGTGGCGGTCCGCGGACTCGTCATCCATCTCGCCGACGAAGATCCGGTACACGTCGACGAAGCCCTTGTACAGGCATGCGGCCACCCACAGCTGCAGGTCCCTGCTGAACGCGCTGTATTCGACCGGGCTGTCCGGCAGCGAGTACACCTCGGCGTGCGACCGGTTGATCGCGCGCCGGTACGTCGCCTTCTGCTCGTCGCTGCCCGCGAGCGCGACGGCGAGGTACGTGAACGTGGTCCGCGCCCGCTTGATGGGGTGCCGGTCGGCGCGGCCACTCTCGACCCGGCTGTCCTTAACGCCGTAGCCGACGCCGGGCCGCGCGAGCTCCATGATCACGTTGGCCGGCCCGGACAGCAGCCCGATGCCGAGCATGGCGTCCTCCGGAGCGACGTCTCGCCGCAGCCGCACCCCGGGCAGGACCGGATCGTTGACCGCTCGTCCGACGTGGTCGATCGGCTCGGAGACCATGAGAGACCCCTATCGCGCAAAAGTGAGAACAGGTGTTTCCTGATATTGCCCCCGGTCGAAGCCGGGTGTCAAGATGGCGTTGTGGCACAGGTCCGTCCGTATCGCGGCGTCGACGCGAGCGAGCGTCTCGCGCAGCGCCGGCGCCGCCTGCTCGAGGCGGGCCTCGACCTGCTCGGCGCAAGCGGCCAGGATCCCGCCGACTTGACGGTGCGGGCGATCTGCGCCGAGGCGGGGCTAGGTGTCCGCTACTTCTATGAGTCGTTCACCGACAAGGACGACTTCGCCGGCCAGGTCTACGACTGGGTGATAGCCGACATCGCGGCGACGACCCAGGCTGCGGTCGCCGCGGTGCCCGTGCGGGAACAGTCACGTGCGGCGATGGCGAACATCGTGCGCACCGTCGCCGCCGACCAGCGTGTGGGTCGTCTGGTGTTCAGCGTTCAACTGTCCAATACGGAGATCGTGCGCAAGCGCGCGGAGTCCACTGCCCTGTTCGCGACGTTGCTATTCCAACACGCAGGCGCGCTCGAGACCGAACTCGACGAGGCAACAGCGCATTTCGCCGTCGGTGGAGTCCGCCAGACCATCAGCGCATGGCTGGCGGGCACGCTTCGACTCGACTGGGACGAGCTTGTCGACCGGCTCGCGGGCGGCATCGACGCGCTCTCGGGCCTGCAGACGTCCGGGAACCGCTAGGCGGTCACCCTGGGGCGCCGGTCGGCGGCCGTCTTCGGCGTCGCACCCGCATCGCTGTCGGTGAACTCCCTGGTCCAGCAGGCGAATTCGAGCGTGATGCCGTCGGGGTCGAGGAAGTAGAACGATCGGACGTAGACGCCGGGATGCACGGTCGGCGAGACCTGCGCCTCGCTCTCGTCGTGGTTGAGCACCGGACCGACCCGCACACCCTTGTCCTTGAGGCGCTGCCGGTACTCGTCGAACCTCTCGGCAGGCACGTGGAAAGCCAGGTGGTTCATCGTGCTGACCGCGCTGACGATGTCGCCGATCCCCGGAATCGCCTCTGGCGAGGAAATGCCCGGCACTCGGTCCGGCGCATCGGCGAACCAGAAGAACGCCACACAGTCGCCGTTGCCCGCGTCGAAGAAAAAGTGCTGCCCCATGCCTCCCGGCAGATCGAGCGACTTGATCAGCGGCATCCCGAGAATGTTGCTGTAGAAGTCGACGGTCTTCGCCATGTCCGAGCACACCAATGCCACATGATTGATACCGCCGAGCTGGAACTCGGAGTTTGGATTGTCGGGCCTGATCACCTGGCGCCTCCTAAGGCGAATCTCTGGCCAGAAACGCAAATCGAATTTAGCATCAGGTGCAATCTCGAGCAATGACGAACGGACCGGCACTGGTATGACCATCGTCCCGCGCGTCCCCCTGCCGCTCACGGTGGTCGACGACATCACCGAAACTACTCAACCACAGAACTTTTGGGTCGGTGAGGACTACCCGACGGACCACCGGGGGCCGAAGTGACCAGAACACCCTCGAACACCGCAACACCGGGTGTCATCCGAGAGTTCATCGGCCTCGACTCCCCCACCGCCCGCCGCGCCGGCGCCGGTGGCCACCCGTGTCAGGGTCTCTATCACCGGGGAGTCGGCCGCAAGCCAAAGGTGGCGATGATCGCCACGCATTACCAGATCGACTTCTCCGAGCACTATCTCGCCGACTACATGGCCACCCGCGGCATCGGCTTCCTCGGCTGGAACACCCGCTATCGCGGGTTCGAGAGCAGTTTTCTGCTCGACCACGCGCTGGTCGACATCGGCGTCGGGGTGCGTTGGTTGCGGGAGGTGCAGAGAGTGGAAACGATTGTGCTGCTCGGAAATTCCGGTGGCGGGTCATTGATGGCGGCGTACCAGGCACAAGCCGTTGACCCTCATGTCACGCCGCTGCAGGGCATGCGCCCTGCGGCGGGGCTCACCGACCTGATGTCCGCCGACGGCTATGTCGCCACCGCCGCACATCCGGGCCGCCCAGACGTGCTCACCGCCTGGATGGACGGCGCTGTGATCGACGAAACAGACGCGGTGGCAAGCGATCCTGAACTCGACCTCTTCGACGAACGTAACGGACCCCCGTTCTCGGCAGGGTTCGTCGAGCGGTACCGAGCCGCCCAGGTCGCGCGCAACCACGCGATAACCGACTGGGCCGAAGCCGAACTCGAGCACGTGCGCGCAGCCGGCTTCTCCGACCGTCCGTTCACGGTGTTGCGGACGTGGGCGGACCCGCGGATGGTGGATCCGACACTGGAGCCGACGAAACGACCGGCGAACATGTGCTATGCCGGAGTGCCGGTGCAGGCCAACCGATCTGCGCGCGGCATCGCGGCGGCATGCACGCTGCGGAACTGGATCGGCATGTGGAGCCTGCGACACGCCCAGACCCGCGCCGAACCACACCTCAACCGCATCGCCTGCCCCGCGCTGGTCATCAACGCCGATCAGGACACCGGCGTGTACCCGTCCGACGCACAGCACATCTTCGAGGCGCTGGCCAGCACGGACAAGACGCAGTGCTCGATCGACACCGACCACTACTTCACCACTCCGGGTGCGCGCACCGAGCAGGCCGATACGATCGCCAAGTGGATCGCGAAGCGATGGCGCTGAGAGTCCTCGCCCATTTCGTCCCCGGCGATAAGGCCGTTGATTTCGTTGCACCAGAGTCGGATTGGCTCGACATTCGGTACTGCGCGGAGAACGACGACACGACTTTCTACCGGGAGCTTCCCGAGGCCGAGGTGATCTGGCACGTGCTACGGCCGATCTCCGGTGACGACCTCGCCAAGGCTCAGCGCTGTCTACTGGTACACAAGATGGGCGCCGGGGTCAACACCATCGACGTGGACGCCGCCACCGGTCTGGGCATCGCGGTCGCCAACATGCCCGGGGCGAACGCTCCGTCGGTAGCAGAGGGCGCCGTGCTGATGATGCTGGCCACGGTGCGCCGGCTGACCGAACTCGACCGCATCACGCGCGAGGGCCGGGGCTGGCCGTCCGATCCGAGCCTGGGCGAGACGGTGCGCGACATCGGCGGCTGCACCGTGGGTTTGATCGGTTACGGCAACATCGCCAAGAGGGTGGAGCGGATAGTCCAGGCGATGGACGCGGAGGTTTTGCACACCAGTACCCGCGACGACGGCCATCCCGGTTGGCGTGCACTGCCCGACCTGCTCGCCGCCAGCGACATTGTCTCGCTGCATCTTCCGCTGACCGAGTCGACCGCAGGCATGATCGACAGTGCAGCGCTGAGCCTGATGAAACCCGGTGCGGTGCTGGTCAACACCAGCCGCGGCGCCATCGTCGACGAGATGGCCCTCGTCGACGCGCTGCTGGCGGACACGTTGGCGGGCGCCGGCCTGGACGTCTTTGCGACCGAACCCATTGCGCCCGGCAATCCGTTGCTCCGACACGACAACGTTGTACTGACCCCGCACGTGAGCTGGTACACCGCCGACACCATGCGGCGGTACCTGAGGCAGGCGGTGGACAACTGCCGCCGGTTGCGGGACGGCCGTGGATTAGCCGATGTCGTGAACGGTATCGTGACTCCCAACCGACCGGTTAATAGGGAGACTCCGTCACAGTGAGGTGCAGGTATGCCCATCGCCATCAGCCCTGAGCACAACGACCTGGCCGACTCGGTGCGGTCCTTCGTCGCGCGGGTGGCGCCCTCCGAGGTGCTACACGAGGCGCTCGAGACACCGATTCCCAATCCGCCGCCCTATTGGAAGGGCGCTGCCGAACAGGGTCTGCAGGGCGTGCACCTGCCCGAAGCCGTTGGCGGACAGGGGTTCGGCGTTCTCGAGTTGGCCATCGTCGTCGCCGAGTTCGGCTATGGGGCGGTGCCGGGACCGTTTGTGCCGTCGGCCATCGCCAGCGCACTGATCGCCGCACACGACCCCGACGCGGCCATCCTCGCAGACCTGGCGTCCGGCGAGACCATCGCGGCCTACGCCATCGATTCCGGCCTGACCGCCACCCGGCACGGCGAAGGCGACGCCGCCGGCCTGGTCATCCGCGGCGAGGTGCGCGCCGTACCCGCCGCCGAGCAGGCGTCGGTGCTGGTGCTGCCGGTCGCGATCGAGAGCGGTGAGGAGTGGGTGGTCCTCGACGCCGACCAACTCGAGATGGAACCGGTCAAGAGCCTCGACCCGCTGCGCCCGGTGGCGCACGTGCGCGCCAACGCCGTCGAGGTCGCCGACGAGCGGGTGCTGGGCAACCTGAGCCGCCCGCTGGCGCGGACGCTGATCTCGACGCTGCTGTCCGCGGAGTGCATCGGTGTGGCACGTTGGGCCACTGACACCGCGGCCGCATACGCCAAGATCCGCGAGCAGTTCGGCAGGCCCATCGGCCAGTTCCAAGCCATCAAGCACAAGTGCGCGGGGATGATCGCCGATACCGAGCGGGCCACCGCCGCGGTCTGGGATGCGGCTCGGGCCATCGACGAGTACCGCGAAACCGGCGCTGCAGAAAGTGCTTTCGAGTTCGCCGCGGCCGTCGCGGCCACCCTGGCGCCCGAGGCTGCCCAGCACTGCGCCCAGGATTGCATCCAGGTGCACGGCGGCATCGGCTTCACCTGGGAACACGACACCAATGTCTACTACCGGCGTGCGCTGGTCCTGGCGGCCGGTTTCGGTCGACACGCCGACTACCCGCAACAGCTCGTCGACGTGGCCACCAGCACCGGGATGCGCAAGCTCGACATCGACCTCGATCCGGACACCGAGAAGCTGCGTGCCGAGATCCGGGCGGAAGTCGCTGCGCTGAAAGACATCCCGCGCGAGGAACGCAACGTCGCGATCGCCGAGGGCGGCTGGGTGCAGCCACACCTGCCCAACCCGTGGGGACGCGCGGCCGGTCCCGTCAAGCAGATCATCATCGCCCAAGAGTTCGACACCGGCCGGGTCAAGCGCCCGCAGATGGGGATCGCGGCGTGGATCATCCCCTCGATCGTCGCGTTCGGCACCGACGAGCAGCAACAGCGCTTCCTACCGCCGACGTTCCGCGGCGAAATGATCTGGTGCCAGCTGTTTTCCGAGCCCGGCGCCGGATCCGACCTGGCCAGCCTGACCACCAAGGCCACCAAGGTCGACGGCGGCTGGCGCATCACCGGGCAGAAGATCTGGACCACCGGCGCGCAGTACTCGCAGTGGGGGGCGCTGCTGGCAAGAACGGACCCGAGCGCACCGAAACATAATGGCATCACCTACTTCCTGCTCGACATGGCCAGCGACGGCGTCGAGGTCAAGCCGCTGCGCGAACTGACCGGCAACGCGATGTTCAACACCGTGTTCATCGACGACGTATTCGTGCCCGACGAGTTCGTCCTGGGCGAGGTCAACCGCGGCTGGGAGGTCAGCCGTAACACGCTCACCAACGAGCGGGTGTCGATCGGCAGCAGCGAGCCGCCGTTCCTGGCCAGTCTGGCCGAGTTCGTCAAGTTTCTCCAAGACGGTCAGTTCGACCAGATCGAGCAGAACCACGCGGGCAGACTGATTGCCGAGGGGCATGCCGCCAAGGTGCTCAACATGCGGTCGACGCTGCTCACGCTCGCCGGTGGCGATCCGATGCCGGCCGCGGCGATCTCGAAGCTGCTGTCGATGAAAACCGGCCAGGGCTACGCGGAGTTCGCGGTGTCCTCGTTCGGCACCGACGCCGTGATCGGCGACCCGCAGCAGGAGCCCGGCCGGTGGGCCGAGTACCTGCTCGGCAGCCGGGCCACCACGATCTACGGCGGGACGACCGAAGTGCAACTCAACATCATCGCCGAACGTCTCCTCGGACTGCCGCGCGACCCGTAAAAGCGTTTCGCACTGCGGCGTAACCTGAATGCGACGGTTGCGTTCGAGCGGTTGGTGGAAGTCATGAGGGTCCTTTGCACCCGCATTGCCCGCGCCGCGGTCGGCGCCGCGGCTTTCGGCGGACTGTTACTGACGCCGACGGTTCTCGCCGGCCCACCGGCGTCGCAACAGCAAACGGCCCCCTGCTACCCAGGCGTTATCCCCGGTAACCCGTGGACGACGTCGTGCAACTTCGGGCCGCGGCCGCCCAAGATCCGCGGTGGCACGCCCGACCAAACCGCGGTGATCGCCTGCCGCGACATCCCCGGTTGTTTGTCGGCGTATGTCAACGGCCCCTGGTAGGCGTTTTGATGAACCCACTTACGGCAATCCCGAAGTCATGACCGACGACGTCGAGAAGCGATGGGACCGGCCGCGGGCATTCCGCGCTGCTGCCACCTACGTGGCCGTGGTTGTCGCCGTGGCGGCGCTGGCCTTCGTCCTCTATGCGGTCGTGTCGAAGACATCGGTCGTCGCGGCGTCGACCGTCCCCCTGATTCTCTTCCTCGGTGGGGTGGGCGCGTTCGTGAGAACCTACCGCGAGTGGAAGGCGAAAGGTACCTGGGTGCAGTGGCAGGGCGCCGGATGGTTCC contains:
- a CDS encoding amidohydrolase family protein — translated: MTRIDTHHHAIPPFYRDALRKARIDDAGGRALPDWSPEASLQAMDELNVSTAILSVSTPGTTFLSAGGDAAALARDLNDYGAQLVADNPARFGFFATIPMPHIGESAAEAARALDTLHADGVVLLANNAGTYLGQDGQDDLWAALDERSAVVFVHPADLPGPTVPGVQPFAADFLLDTTRAAYLLVRNGIRRKYPNIRFILSHAGGFVPYASHRMAVAIAGDTGASPADSLDDFASFYFDTALSSSAAALPTLLAFTKPGRITFGSDWPFAPLPAGKLFAAGLEVYPAIDTQTRSAIEHDNALALFPRLGTFPAHTPPAPRARIRYAVSRTVMRGVARLIDTR
- a CDS encoding alpha/beta fold hydrolase, with the translated sequence MITADLTEHTVTVSEKPIFYAETGSGPAVVMLHGGGPGASGVSNYSRNIDALAARYRVIVPDMPGYGRSVKGVDQSDPFGYLADMIRGLLDHLDIDTAHLIGNSYGGAAALRLALDTPQRVNKLVLMGPGGIGTTRGLPTAGLNSLLGYYGGDGPSRDKLEMFIRTYLVYDGASVPDELIDLRYEASIDPEVVADPPLRRPSGPFALRTLWRMDLTRDPRLKTLQTPTLVLWGRDDKVNKPAGGPALLNAMPHAELIMTSRTGHWMQWERAGLFNRLAIEFLSAGGLFVS
- a CDS encoding TetR/AcrR family transcriptional regulator, with the protein product MGKGQAVADNEPPGKRRRRADGEISRARILDAATEIASERGYEGTSIGAVSAKCGLPASSIYWHFKDKDDLLAAVIERSFGTWLTAWQLPADGSAVKRLEAVAARAAKALLDSPDFIRLGLMLALERRPVEPRARAMFIEVREQAYRTLTSGLGGLIPGLTDAQVHQLATYALAGADGLFITREIGGDAINLIEMFELHARAVYATAVAMIEDNAR
- a CDS encoding class I SAM-dependent methyltransferase, with the translated sequence MRTDDDSWDITTSVGSTALFVAAARALEAQKADPVAVDPFAAVFCRSAGGEWAALLDGGAPEHALRSEFGVDFVNFQGVRTRYFDDYFRRAGAAGIPQVVLLAAGLDSRAYRLEWPDGTVVFELDQPQVLEFKRQTLAGHTPRAERREIPVDLRDDWPQALRDNGFDAGKPSAWIAEGLLIYLPAEAQLQLFTGIDSLAARGSHAAVEEATPMDAAAFQAKQEEERAAGDENTFFNLVYNEQHEPAAQWFGARGWHTEATPLPDYLRAHGRPVPAEDSEAATMISTISLVSAVKA
- a CDS encoding oxygenase MpaB family protein produces the protein MVSEPIDHVGRAVNDPVLPGVRLRRDVAPEDAMLGIGLLSGPANVIMELARPGVGYGVKDSRVESGRADRHPIKRARTTFTYLAVALAGSDEQKATYRRAINRSHAEVYSLPDSPVEYSAFSRDLQLWVAACLYKGFVDVYRIFVGEMDDESADRHYRDGAALGTTLQVPAEMWPADRKAFDEYWQESLDKVHIDEAVREYLWPIAAGRIGNVKVPAWLQKRTDAVNLFITTGFLPQRFRDEMGLPWDAAKQRRFNRMMAALGRVNNVMPRFVRQFPFNVLLKDLDWRVRMGRPLV
- a CDS encoding bifunctional 3-(3-hydroxy-phenyl)propionate/3-hydroxycinnamic acid hydroxylase; this translates as MSDLTCDVAVVGYGPTGATAANLLGRLGLKVVVVERDPDVYSRARAISTDEEVLRVWQSIGLADRLQRDMLPDRPVAFVDAEGVPFIETAITGRGCGHPPQQFIYQPAIDQVLREGVTRFPNVEVLLEAECLRALNKSDHVELLIGDLRADTLRRVRASYVIAADGGSSPTRGLLGIGYTGRTYGERWVVIDTKVLKRWDAHDRLRFHCNPERPTVDCPTPLGHHRWEYPASAGEDEKALVRDDYVWRVLNDQGITDEHVEILRAVVYSHHVRVADRWRVGRVFLAGDAAHAMPPWIGQGMSAGVRDAANLCWKIAAVVRGQAPEALLNSYETERKPHVTEVTRRAVVVGRVITERRRSVCALRNHVLRVLTKLPGVLSGGQKLYWIPDARYDDGFFATDQHSASGWQIPQPLVTDDSGTTVRLDDLLGGQWAVLHTGPAPAGNSAWKAIGAPVICLAGPRATPSPGIVTDCNNELRTWLVAKNADAVVVRPDGFIYAAARSGQPLAPPPVGLTTSCPSATVTTTREGVTA
- a CDS encoding VOC family protein, which produces MTDRCVFGNVHLGYLVVETDRFADWRRFGRDAIGMHLDDTLRDVVRFRLDDHQCRFLLQRGPAEDVTAVGWQLDDHATFDEILRRVTRHGVPVTDGTAEEAALRGVERLVRIPGPNGLAQELFTRAHTTPDPLTVLSRGFVTGNSGMGHVAITSKKPHQMRGYYDTLLDARLTDYIDETISGVKLKIRFLRVNERHHSIAIAAVNRLPLNPIRTRIQHLNIQAADLDDVTAAYQRVKELGFAMALSMGQHTNDRELSFYAMTPSEFEWEVGWNPVVIDEQTFEPATYRGISIWGHTPEGQTIIDKLHQFKTGAQSLLRREDAVPALAGAGIPDN